The Pedobacter mucosus genome window below encodes:
- a CDS encoding AAA domain-containing protein, translating to MPKEYFKKLKDLLDIEREEDLQSYLKIAQNTSVTDRRNLGLTWYPIAIRNTEIGRGDYLSVEIERTTNQDQSHQFRFGSAVVLFSNHDPKQDRIEGIITNQSGNRMKISFRVDEMPDWARDGKLGIDLLFDNNSYDEMTNALKQASVVPENDAEHKLIQIFTNGEKPSFQNEEKFIIPSQLNESQKLAVNKIITANHLAIVHGPPGTGKTTTLVHAIISLVKHDSQKILVVAPSNTAVDLLTEKLSLAGLNVIRVGNPARVSEKLLAATLDHKMADHPEMKTIKALKKQANEYKNMAHKYKRSFGKAERDQRKALFDEAHKIGREVEKTEQYIMDNLFNKAQIITATLVGANHYTVRNLKYGTVVIDEAGQALEPATWIPILKAKKVILAGDHLQLSPTIKSNEAAKGGLSKTLLEKSVTLHPEAVVLLNEQYRMNKSIMGYSAEVFYENKITAHSSVANHLLFVEDEPVTFIDTAGCSFDEKMDGTSTTNPEEAAFLVKHLIDLVNNCIDKKLDENFPSIAIISPYKQQVQIIKEFVNADDLLKKYQDKISINTIDSFQGQERDVVYISLTRSNAEGTIGFLADTRRMNVAMTRAKKKLVVIGDSSTLSKSKFYADFIAYADNLAGYHSAWEFMNL from the coding sequence TTGCCTAAAGAATATTTTAAAAAACTCAAAGATTTGCTCGATATTGAGCGTGAAGAAGATTTACAATCTTATCTTAAAATAGCCCAAAATACTTCAGTTACTGACAGAAGAAATTTAGGTTTAACCTGGTATCCAATAGCCATCAGAAATACAGAAATTGGTCGTGGAGATTATCTTTCTGTGGAAATTGAACGAACAACAAATCAGGATCAATCTCATCAATTTAGATTTGGTTCTGCAGTGGTGTTATTTTCCAATCATGATCCGAAACAAGATCGAATTGAAGGAATAATAACAAACCAAAGTGGCAACAGAATGAAAATCAGTTTCAGGGTTGATGAAATGCCAGATTGGGCAAGAGATGGTAAGTTAGGCATTGACTTGCTTTTTGATAATAACAGTTATGATGAAATGACGAATGCCTTAAAACAAGCATCCGTTGTTCCAGAAAATGATGCTGAACATAAGTTAATCCAGATTTTTACAAATGGAGAAAAGCCATCTTTTCAAAATGAAGAAAAATTTATTATTCCTAGTCAACTTAATGAATCTCAGAAATTAGCAGTAAATAAAATTATTACGGCAAATCACTTGGCAATAGTTCACGGTCCACCAGGAACGGGCAAAACGACTACATTAGTACATGCCATAATTTCATTGGTAAAACATGATAGCCAAAAGATTTTAGTTGTCGCCCCGAGCAATACTGCTGTAGATTTATTAACAGAAAAATTATCTCTTGCAGGTTTAAATGTGATCCGCGTAGGGAATCCGGCAAGGGTTTCAGAGAAATTATTAGCAGCAACATTAGATCACAAAATGGCTGATCATCCAGAGATGAAAACCATTAAAGCATTAAAAAAGCAAGCGAATGAGTATAAAAATATGGCTCATAAATACAAACGTAGCTTTGGTAAAGCAGAGCGAGATCAGCGAAAAGCATTATTTGATGAAGCCCATAAAATTGGAAGAGAAGTAGAGAAAACAGAACAATATATTATGGATAATTTGTTCAACAAGGCGCAAATTATCACCGCAACTTTAGTTGGGGCCAATCATTATACCGTTCGAAATTTGAAATATGGTACTGTTGTAATTGATGAGGCTGGTCAGGCGTTAGAACCTGCTACCTGGATTCCAATTTTAAAAGCAAAAAAAGTTATTTTAGCAGGAGATCATCTTCAATTATCGCCAACTATAAAGTCGAACGAAGCTGCAAAAGGAGGATTAAGTAAAACCTTACTTGAAAAATCTGTTACGCTTCATCCAGAAGCTGTAGTGCTTTTAAATGAACAATATCGCATGAATAAAAGCATAATGGGTTATTCTGCTGAAGTTTTTTACGAAAATAAAATAACTGCTCATTCGTCTGTAGCCAATCATTTACTCTTTGTAGAGGATGAACCAGTAACTTTTATTGACACCGCGGGATGTAGTTTCGATGAAAAAATGGATGGAACCAGCACGACAAACCCAGAGGAAGCTGCATTTTTAGTTAAGCATTTGATCGATTTGGTTAATAACTGTATTGATAAAAAACTGGATGAAAATTTTCCTTCCATCGCAATTATTTCTCCTTACAAACAACAAGTTCAAATTATAAAAGAGTTTGTAAATGCTGATGACCTTCTAAAAAAATATCAAGATAAGATATCAATAAATACCATTGATAGTTTCCAAGGACAGGAGCGGGATGTGGTTTACATTAGCTTAACCAGAAGTAACGCGGAAGGCACAATTGGCTTTTTAGCCGATACCCGGCGGATGAATGTTGCCATGACAAGGGCAAAGAAAAAGTTAGTGGTAATTGGAGACAGTTCGACACTATCGAAATCAAAGTTTTACGCCGATTTTATCGCTTATGCTGATAATTTAGCAGGATATCACAGTGCTTGGGAGTTTATGAACTTATAA
- the topB gene encoding DNA topoisomerase III, producing the protein MKLVIAEKPSVGRELAKVFGATTRKDGYIEGKGYSFTWAFGHLLQLAPPQDYGYIGWRKQHLPMLPQKFKLAIRKIKTKDGFVEDPAVRKQLDTIKRLFDEATEIIVATDAGREGELIFRYIYYFLKCKKPFKRLWISSQTDEAIKDGFRNLKPGTDYDTLFNSAHCRSESDWLVGMNATQALSISAGNRTVLSLGRVQTPTLAMICARFLEIKNFVPKTFYQLSIQLIKDDQSFKAMSVSNFNDKAEAEKLFNTIEDVPSGFPTGGNITAVEAKPRKEPPPLLHDLSSLQQEANKKKGFTADQTLNILQNLYESKLVSYPRTGSRYIGDDVFAGVPDLISKFTNHPEFGKQAQFLKTVSLNKRSVNAKKVTDHHAVLPTGEEAYGLSSDKKAIYEMVVGRMIEAFHQECLKEITKITIQSGTTFVANGTVIRSAGWRSVLNETDDEKKDEENAALPKVKVGEQLPIVEKLLLEKQTKPKSMYNEASLLKSLETCGKEIEDEELRYAMKDSGLGTPATRASIIETLITREYIIREKRNLLPTNKGLAVYDVVKDKQIAQAELTGQWEKRLEEIRSGSSVKDFKAEITEYTKMITNELLIAGASISDKLLEKV; encoded by the coding sequence ATGAAGTTAGTAATCGCAGAAAAGCCTTCTGTTGGCCGGGAACTGGCAAAAGTTTTCGGAGCGACCACCAGAAAAGATGGTTATATTGAAGGTAAAGGTTACTCTTTTACCTGGGCTTTCGGACACTTATTACAACTGGCTCCACCACAAGATTATGGGTACATTGGTTGGAGAAAGCAACATTTACCTATGTTGCCGCAAAAATTTAAGTTGGCAATTCGTAAAATAAAAACTAAAGATGGTTTTGTAGAAGATCCAGCAGTTAGAAAACAACTCGATACCATTAAAAGACTGTTTGATGAAGCAACAGAAATTATTGTTGCAACGGATGCAGGACGGGAAGGTGAACTGATTTTTAGGTATATTTATTACTTTTTGAAGTGTAAAAAGCCATTTAAGAGACTTTGGATTTCATCTCAAACAGATGAGGCAATTAAGGATGGTTTTAGAAACCTAAAACCAGGAACAGATTACGATACTTTATTTAATTCTGCTCATTGTCGTTCAGAATCTGATTGGCTTGTTGGCATGAATGCAACACAGGCTTTAAGTATTTCAGCCGGAAATAGAACGGTTTTATCGCTTGGCAGGGTGCAAACTCCTACCCTAGCGATGATTTGTGCTCGTTTTTTAGAAATTAAAAACTTCGTTCCTAAAACATTTTATCAGCTAAGTATTCAATTGATTAAGGATGATCAAAGCTTTAAAGCGATGTCTGTTTCAAACTTTAATGATAAGGCAGAAGCTGAAAAATTATTTAACACAATTGAAGATGTTCCATCAGGATTTCCAACAGGAGGAAATATAACAGCCGTTGAGGCTAAGCCAAGAAAAGAACCACCACCACTTTTACATGATTTAAGTAGTTTACAACAAGAAGCGAATAAGAAAAAAGGCTTTACGGCTGATCAAACTTTAAATATTTTGCAAAATTTATACGAGAGTAAATTGGTTTCTTATCCACGTACTGGCTCCCGCTATATTGGTGATGATGTTTTTGCAGGGGTTCCAGATTTGATTTCTAAATTCACGAATCATCCTGAATTTGGTAAACAAGCACAGTTTTTAAAGACCGTTAGCTTGAACAAGCGCAGTGTAAATGCCAAAAAAGTAACCGATCACCATGCGGTTTTACCTACTGGAGAAGAGGCATACGGATTAAGTAGTGATAAAAAAGCCATTTATGAAATGGTTGTTGGTCGAATGATTGAGGCTTTTCATCAGGAATGCTTAAAAGAAATTACTAAAATCACCATTCAATCGGGTACTACATTTGTTGCAAACGGTACAGTTATCCGCTCTGCAGGTTGGCGATCGGTTTTGAATGAAACTGACGATGAAAAGAAAGATGAAGAAAATGCTGCTTTACCAAAAGTAAAGGTTGGTGAACAACTACCAATAGTAGAAAAATTACTTTTAGAGAAACAAACCAAGCCGAAATCGATGTATAATGAGGCATCTCTTTTAAAATCTTTAGAAACTTGCGGAAAAGAAATTGAAGATGAAGAGTTGAGATACGCCATGAAAGATAGTGGATTGGGGACACCTGCAACCCGAGCTTCTATCATTGAAACTTTGATTACCAGAGAATATATAATTAGAGAGAAACGAAATTTATTACCTACAAACAAAGGACTAGCCGTTTACGATGTAGTAAAAGATAAGCAAATAGCGCAGGCCGAATTAACTGGCCAGTGGGAAAAACGCCTAGAAGAAATTCGTTCGGGCTCCTCTGTAAAAGATTTTAAAGCGGAAATTACTGAATACACAAAAATGATTACCAATGAATTGCTAATTGCTGGAGCAAGTATTTCTGATAAGTTACTGGAAAAAGTATAG
- a CDS encoding murein L,D-transpeptidase catalytic domain family protein, which produces MKKYFLEIAVIFLLVVSAFGISWKAKDNPETQQQALKNIVADSLYNNYILNIYHEAHLDSAGLNESVFEKAITGFYNMKYSGLLHDKSILTIADFDQESCKKRLYIIDLNEKELLLNTWVAHGLNSGGDKPTNFSNLINSNQSSIGFYLTGEIYFGKHGRSLKLDGMDQGFNNNARERAIVVHGADYVCQQSINQLGRLGRSQGCPAVAKNLANKVIDAISDKTVLFINNSEQNYTSSFLNETLAANMALNHEAVFAAQFN; this is translated from the coding sequence ATGAAGAAATATTTTTTAGAAATAGCTGTAATCTTTTTATTGGTTGTTAGCGCTTTCGGAATAAGTTGGAAAGCGAAAGACAATCCTGAAACTCAGCAGCAAGCCTTAAAAAATATCGTTGCAGATAGCCTTTATAACAATTATATTTTAAATATTTATCATGAGGCTCATCTAGATTCTGCTGGGTTAAACGAATCTGTTTTCGAAAAAGCCATAACGGGTTTTTATAATATGAAGTATTCTGGTTTGTTACATGATAAATCAATTTTAACCATTGCCGATTTTGATCAGGAAAGTTGCAAAAAAAGACTGTACATTATTGATTTGAACGAGAAAGAATTACTATTAAATACCTGGGTTGCGCATGGTTTAAACAGCGGTGGCGATAAACCAACAAATTTTTCTAATCTGATAAACTCCAATCAAAGTAGTATCGGTTTTTACCTTACCGGAGAAATTTATTTCGGCAAGCATGGGCGTTCGCTTAAGCTCGACGGAATGGATCAAGGATTTAATAATAATGCAAGAGAAAGAGCAATAGTTGTTCATGGTGCAGATTATGTTTGTCAGCAAAGTATAAACCAGCTTGGCCGTTTAGGCAGAAGTCAAGGTTGCCCGGCAGTTGCAAAAAACCTGGCAAATAAAGTAATTGATGCGATTTCGGACAAAACTGTTCTTTTTATAAATAACTCTGAACAAAATTATACCTCAAGTTTTTTGAATGAAACTTTAGCTGCAAATATGGCATTAAACCATGAGGCGGTTTTTGCAGCACAATTTAATTAG
- a CDS encoding SDR family oxidoreductase, with the protein MKILLTGANGYIGTRLLPLLLEDKHEVVCMVRDQRRFAAQSDLTDQVTIISGDLLKADSLSEIPADIDAAYYLVHSMSSSDSGFSEMEKQSSENFSSAIKKTNCKQIIYLTGIANDDHLSKHLGSRLAVEEQLKASGIACTILRAAIIIGSGSASFEIIRDLTEKIPVMITPKWVKTLCQPIGIRDVLAYLNGVLLNEKAYNQTFDIGGPDVLTYRDMMQGYAKERGLKRYIFTVPVLTPRLSSLWLNLITAVPYSLARSLVDSMKNEVVCNDDRIHEVVPRQCLTYAESLHLAFEKIDQNSIVSSWKDALNRGYLQTDFMDQIKVPQNGTLQYKVKMPFDRKAEEVFENIWSIGGSRGWYFMDWLWHFRGFLDKLFGGVGTRRGRTSNVDLQPGDVLDFWRVLLADKKNKRLLLYAEMKVPGEAWLELKLVEFHGGAFLSQIATFRPKGLWGRVYWYAMWPFHIVLFKGMAREIITYQPNT; encoded by the coding sequence ATGAAGATATTATTAACTGGGGCAAATGGATATATTGGTACGCGGCTTTTACCATTGCTTTTGGAGGATAAGCATGAAGTTGTTTGCATGGTAAGGGACCAAAGACGGTTTGCTGCACAGTCTGATTTAACAGATCAGGTTACTATAATAAGTGGTGATTTACTTAAAGCTGATTCACTTTCTGAAATACCAGCCGATATCGATGCTGCATATTATCTTGTTCATTCCATGTCTTCAAGTGATAGTGGTTTTTCGGAAATGGAAAAACAGTCATCAGAAAATTTTTCGTCAGCGATAAAAAAAACAAATTGCAAGCAAATAATATACTTAACCGGTATTGCAAATGATGATCATTTATCCAAACACCTTGGTTCGAGGTTGGCCGTAGAAGAACAATTAAAAGCATCGGGTATTGCTTGTACAATTTTACGGGCAGCTATAATTATTGGGTCTGGAAGCGCATCCTTTGAAATAATTAGAGATTTAACAGAAAAAATACCAGTAATGATTACTCCGAAATGGGTAAAAACTTTATGCCAGCCTATCGGGATTAGAGACGTTCTAGCGTATTTAAATGGGGTATTGTTAAATGAAAAAGCATATAACCAAACTTTCGATATTGGCGGACCTGATGTTTTAACTTACAGAGATATGATGCAGGGTTATGCGAAAGAACGAGGTTTGAAGCGTTATATTTTTACTGTTCCGGTTTTAACGCCGCGTTTATCGTCTCTCTGGCTAAATTTAATTACGGCCGTACCTTATTCGCTTGCCCGAAGTTTGGTAGATAGCATGAAAAACGAGGTTGTTTGTAATGATGATCGTATACATGAAGTAGTACCCAGACAGTGCTTAACCTACGCCGAATCCTTACATTTGGCTTTTGAAAAGATTGATCAAAATTCCATTGTTTCCAGTTGGAAAGATGCTTTAAATCGCGGATATCTGCAAACCGACTTTATGGATCAGATTAAAGTGCCACAAAATGGAACACTACAATATAAGGTCAAAATGCCGTTTGATAGAAAAGCTGAAGAGGTATTTGAAAATATTTGGAGCATTGGTGGGAGCAGAGGTTGGTATTTTATGGATTGGCTTTGGCATTTTAGAGGATTTTTAGACAAACTTTTTGGTGGAGTTGGCACAAGAAGGGGCCGAACCAGTAATGTTGATTTACAACCTGGCGATGTATTGGATTTTTGGCGTGTTTTGCTCGCTGATAAAAAAAACAAAAGATTGTTATTATATGCAGAAATGAAGGTGCCTGGAGAAGCCTGGTTAGAACTTAAATTAGTTGAATTTCATGGCGGTGCTTTCTTATCACAAATTGCAACTTTTAGACCAAAAGGTTTGTGGGGACGCGTGTATTGGTACGCCATGTGGCCATTTCACATTGTGCTTTTTAAAGGAATGGCGAGGGAAATTATAACTTATCAACCAAATACCTAA
- a CDS encoding DUF3857 domain-containing protein codes for MKASLILFSLILFTLTSFAQDNYDIDLIPSNLKSRANSCIRNEETTIDMRSPDNVMYNVKKAITVFNENGEADARLVLYYDKNTQIKSIKGEVYNSVGKLINKFSQNDFIDVSAADGFSLFVDSRVKHFLPAVNQYPFTVVYNYEIRNKQNLIIPNWNPQPANDVSIEKSTYTFISKPTDQIRIKAQNYIGKPVETIDEKQKKLVWTAANIVAVKEELYSPNLETYQTSIQIAPQQFTYYNHKGNYSNWQELGKWVYNDLLKDRGQLPPVTVQFVKDLVKDEKSDKEKARKIYQYLQEKTRYISVQIGIGGFQPIAANEVDRLGYGDCKALVNYMQSLLKAVEIESLYCVVEAGSEKKSMDPNYASMIQGNHIILCLPLKGDSTWLECTSQKIPFGFLSDFTDDRLVFACTAEGGKILHTPKLTTSNNLQVRNGVMAIDQEGNISGNMTTVFSGAQYDNQENIVGKPFTEQNKMLKATYNIDNINFETIKYAQKKDINPVLTENVSLNIKNYVAVNGNKMFLQVNAFNVKRSIPETKNRVLPVYINRGFTDEDVIIYDLPANVETNLIRLEDNNFKCAFGEYQSKVTLEGKKLTYYRKFILNDGTFPAEKYNEFSKFINDVNAADYLKLALSLKK; via the coding sequence ATGAAAGCTTCGCTAATCCTTTTTTCATTGATTTTATTTACGCTAACAAGTTTCGCACAGGATAATTATGATATAGATTTAATTCCATCAAACTTAAAAAGTAGAGCAAATTCATGTATTAGAAATGAAGAAACTACTATCGACATGCGTTCGCCAGATAATGTGATGTATAATGTTAAAAAAGCCATAACGGTATTTAACGAAAATGGAGAAGCTGATGCTCGTTTAGTACTGTATTATGATAAAAACACACAGATAAAAAGCATTAAAGGCGAGGTTTATAATTCGGTAGGTAAACTAATAAATAAATTTTCGCAAAATGATTTTATTGATGTAAGCGCAGCAGATGGCTTTTCATTATTTGTAGACAGCAGGGTAAAACACTTTTTGCCAGCTGTAAATCAGTATCCGTTTACAGTTGTTTACAATTATGAAATTAGAAATAAGCAGAATCTTATTATTCCGAATTGGAATCCTCAGCCTGCAAATGATGTTTCTATCGAGAAAAGCACATACACTTTCATATCTAAACCGACGGATCAAATACGAATAAAAGCACAAAATTATATTGGCAAACCTGTTGAAACAATCGATGAAAAACAGAAAAAATTGGTTTGGACTGCGGCCAACATTGTAGCAGTTAAAGAAGAACTTTATAGTCCAAATCTTGAAACTTATCAAACCAGCATCCAGATTGCACCACAACAATTTACATATTATAACCACAAAGGAAATTATAGCAACTGGCAGGAATTGGGGAAATGGGTTTATAATGATTTGCTAAAAGATAGAGGACAATTGCCGCCTGTTACTGTTCAGTTTGTAAAAGATTTGGTTAAAGACGAGAAATCGGATAAAGAAAAAGCCCGAAAAATCTATCAATACTTACAAGAGAAAACAAGATATATCAGTGTTCAAATTGGTATTGGAGGTTTCCAACCGATTGCTGCAAATGAGGTAGATCGATTAGGTTATGGAGATTGCAAAGCACTGGTAAACTACATGCAGAGTTTATTGAAAGCAGTTGAAATAGAATCATTATACTGTGTTGTGGAAGCAGGTTCAGAGAAAAAAAGCATGGATCCAAATTACGCCAGCATGATTCAAGGCAATCATATTATTCTATGTTTACCATTAAAAGGTGATAGCACTTGGTTGGAATGTACAAGCCAGAAGATTCCTTTTGGCTTTTTAAGTGACTTTACAGATGATAGATTAGTTTTTGCCTGCACAGCAGAAGGAGGGAAAATATTACATACGCCAAAATTAACTACATCTAATAATTTGCAGGTGAGAAATGGCGTAATGGCGATTGATCAAGAAGGAAATATTAGTGGTAATATGACAACAGTTTTTTCTGGTGCGCAATATGATAATCAAGAAAATATTGTTGGGAAACCCTTTACTGAACAGAATAAAATGTTAAAAGCAACTTATAATATCGATAATATAAATTTTGAAACGATAAAATACGCTCAAAAGAAAGACATCAATCCTGTTTTGACAGAAAATGTTTCTCTAAATATTAAAAATTACGTTGCGGTAAATGGGAATAAAATGTTTCTACAGGTAAATGCTTTCAACGTAAAACGATCTATACCGGAAACTAAGAACAGAGTTTTGCCCGTGTATATTAATAGAGGTTTTACAGATGAGGATGTTATTATTTACGACTTACCAGCAAATGTTGAAACAAATTTAATCCGTTTGGAGGATAATAATTTTAAATGCGCTTTTGGAGAATACCAAAGTAAAGTAACACTAGAGGGCAAAAAGCTTACCTATTATCGAAAATTTATTCTGAATGATGGAACTTTTCCTGCGGAAAAGTATAATGAATTTTCAAAATTTATAAATGACGTTAACGCCGCAGACTATCTAAAATTAGCACTTAGCTTAAAAAAATAA
- a CDS encoding HipA family kinase, with protein sequence MDNFQLQLRTVNVTRYVTPLREGGSMPAIAEADDEFLYVLKFRGAGQGSRALIAELIGGEIARLLGLRVPELVFAKLDEAFGRTEPDEEIQDLLKASVGLNLALHYLSGAITFDPTVTIVDAKLASQIVWLDCFLTNMDRTCRNTNMLVWHKELWLIDHGASLYFHHSWQNWEEQSTRPFFLVKDHVLLPWATELEMVDEEFRSILNAEKIQAVIDLIPDEWLEGETNFENKAEHKKAYVQFLKNRLLNSEIFLKEAQHAREILI encoded by the coding sequence ATGGATAATTTTCAACTTCAGCTTAGAACAGTAAATGTTACCCGTTATGTTACCCCGTTACGAGAAGGAGGTTCTATGCCAGCAATTGCCGAAGCGGATGATGAATTTTTATATGTTTTAAAATTTCGAGGAGCCGGACAAGGCTCTCGAGCATTAATTGCCGAATTGATTGGAGGAGAAATTGCTCGTTTGTTAGGTTTAAGGGTTCCTGAATTGGTTTTTGCAAAGTTAGACGAAGCTTTTGGTAGAACGGAACCGGATGAGGAAATTCAGGATTTGCTTAAAGCAAGTGTCGGTTTAAATCTTGCTTTACATTATTTATCTGGAGCAATTACTTTTGATCCTACGGTAACAATAGTTGATGCCAAACTGGCTTCTCAAATCGTTTGGTTGGATTGTTTTTTAACCAATATGGACAGGACTTGTCGTAATACTAACATGTTGGTTTGGCATAAAGAACTTTGGTTGATCGATCATGGAGCCTCTTTATACTTTCACCATTCTTGGCAAAACTGGGAAGAACAATCTACTCGTCCATTTTTTCTTGTTAAAGATCATGTTTTATTACCTTGGGCTACCGAATTAGAAATGGTGGATGAAGAATTTCGATCGATTTTAAATGCTGAAAAAATTCAAGCTGTTATCGATTTAATTCCTGATGAATGGCTGGAAGGTGAAACGAATTTTGAAAACAAAGCTGAACATAAAAAGGCTTACGTACAATTTTTGAAAAACCGATTATTAAACTCTGAAATATTTTTAAAAGAAGCACAGCATGCACGAGAAATTCTTATTTGA
- a CDS encoding DUF3037 domain-containing protein, whose protein sequence is MHEKFLFEYAVIRIMPRVEREEFLNVGIILFCAKQKYLQSIFIVDEDKIRSFAPKIEIEELVANLQAFERISAGVPGSGSIGKYDQASRFRWLTATRSTIIQCSKVHPGFCNDAAETLSKLQRQLVL, encoded by the coding sequence ATGCACGAGAAATTCTTATTTGAGTATGCCGTAATTCGCATTATGCCAAGGGTAGAACGCGAAGAGTTTTTGAATGTTGGAATCATTTTATTCTGTGCCAAACAAAAATACCTTCAAAGCATTTTTATTGTTGATGAAGATAAAATCAGATCATTTGCACCGAAAATAGAAATCGAAGAGTTGGTTGCAAATTTACAGGCATTTGAACGAATTAGTGCTGGAGTTCCTGGCTCAGGATCCATTGGAAAATATGATCAGGCTTCACGTTTTAGGTGGCTAACTGCTACGCGAAGTACAATTATTCAATGCTCTAAAGTACATCCAGGTTTTTGCAATGACGCAGCTGAAACCCTTTCAAAGCTACAAAGACAGCTTGTTTTGTAA